Within Syntrophorhabdaceae bacterium, the genomic segment CATTAATGCGTTTATTCTCGGCTGTCAGGACTATGGCTCACCGTATTGGCTCACCTTCAAGCAGTGCAAAGACCTGGGCGGCACCGTCACTAAAGGCGCAAGAGCAACAGCCGTCATCTATTGGAACTGGCTTGAAATCGAGAAAGACGGAGACGCTGAAGAGAAAGTCCCTCTTTTGCGGTATTACTCTGTTTTTAACACCGAGCAGTGCGAGAACATACCAGAAGACAAGCTACCCCGAATCGTCACGAGCACCAATGACATCGATAGAATTACCATCTGTGAAGAAATCATTAACTCTATGGCAGACAGGCCCACGATAACCCACAAGAAACAGGAAGCGGTCTATTACGCGCTCAGAGATATAATAAACATGCCTCTCTTTGCATCCTTCCAAACAGCCGAAGGCTACTATTCCACGCTCTTTCATGAGCTCGTCCACTCCACCGGCCACGAGAAGCGGCTAGCGAGGCCAGGTATAACAGACCTGTCGCCCTTCGGCACACCTTCATACTCCAAAGAAGAACTCATCGCCGAAATGGGAGCAGCCTTTCTCTGCGGCTTTGCAGGCATTGAAAACGTGACTCTTACTAATTCGGCTGCATACATACAAGGCTGGTTAAAGAAACTCCGGAACGATAAAAAGCTCGTCATCGTGGCCGCTGCGCAGGCCCAAAAAGCCGTCAACTACATTCTCAGCAAGGCTCCTTCGCCGGAATAGGCTCCGGCGCGGCGGGCCGCTTCCGCGGCCCGTTCGGAAAGCTTGTCTCCCATGCTGTGGAAAGAGGCGGTGTTTTGCTATACAATGTCATTACTGTCAAGAACGGGGGTGACCACTTTGAGAGGAGCCGCAAGAAAAGTCCGGCCGGAAGATTATGTTCTGTCGGTCCTTTCTCCTGAAGACAGACTTGACGCAGCCTTCAAGGTTGCGGGAGAAGCCTTCAAGAAAGGCAAACTGACCCTGCAAGACGTCGAAAATGCGGTCAGGCTGGTGAGGAGAAAGGCTTACGAAAAGCAGAAGTAGGATTGTTATAGACACCACGGTGGTCGTATCCGCCTTTGCTTTCGGCGGGATTCCGCAGAAAGCTCTTAAGAAAGCATTTGCAGAAGCGGACATTTACGTCTCCCAAATACTCCTCGACGAGTACCGGCGCGTGCCCCTGCAGCTCAGGCACGAAGAGAAGATTGATCAGCACCAGTTCAAGGCTCTCATCGCGGGCATAGCCGCCTTGGTTGGCAGAGCAGCCCTGATTACGCCGACCAGAACACTCTCCATCTGCAGAGATCCCGCAGATAACATTCTGCTGGACTGCTGCCTTGCGGCAAAAGCAGATATTCTCATCACGGGAGATAAAGATCTTCTTTCTCTGCAAGAGTTGCCCTTTGAGCTCGCAATACTGACCCCACGTAGTTATCTAATGAAAGAATGAGCCAAGACCTATAACTGTTGTTTGTTGCACGGCTCTCTACCTCTCACTTCTGTTCCCACCCTCACCAAAGGATGGCGCACGCCAACGATCTCTCTTCCCATGTGCCTTCGCTTCCGGGCCGAGATCCTTAGGGGGTGCCGCACGTCCGCTGATCGCTGAAACCTGCTACTGACCTTGTCAGGACAGAAGCAGATTTCAGCCGCGCTCTACGGTCTTGAACGATATGCGTCTCTACTTCCTTTTCACGTTATCGAGCCCACGGCACTTACTGAACTGGAATAAATTTTACTTGCTCCCTATTTGGGAACAGGGTATACTATTTTGGTGAGAGTCATATTCCGAAAGAAGCTTAAGGAATTTTGGGAGCGGCATCCCGATGTACGACAGCAGCTTCAGGCGTGGTATGACGACACCAAGCATGCGACATGGAAAAGCCCTGCCGATATCAAGGCAGTCTATCGGAGCGCCAGTTTTATAGGAAACGACAGGGTGGTTTTTAACCTCAAGGGCAACAACTATAGATTGGTCGTGGCTATACGCTATGAGTACGGTATTGTATTTATCAGGTTTGTCGGCACGCACCAAGAGTACGACAGGATAGACGCCGCGAAAGTATAAGGGAGATTCCGGACATGA encodes:
- a CDS encoding putative toxin-antitoxin system toxin component, PIN family — encoded protein: MDTTVVVSAFAFGGIPQKALKKAFAEADIYVSQILLDEYRRVPLQLRHEEKIDQHQFKALIAGIAALVGRAALITPTRTLSICRDPADNILLDCCLAAKADILITGDKDLLSLQELPFELAILTPRSYLMKE
- a CDS encoding type II toxin-antitoxin system HigB family toxin, which codes for MRVIFRKKLKEFWERHPDVRQQLQAWYDDTKHATWKSPADIKAVYRSASFIGNDRVVFNLKGNNYRLVVAIRYEYGIVFIRFVGTHQEYDRIDAAKV
- a CDS encoding zincin-like metallopeptidase domain-containing protein, producing MKVYEIITNAILKKLEQGSVPWRKPWTGQDQMPKNLITKKEYQGINAFILGCQDYGSPYWLTFKQCKDLGGTVTKGARATAVIYWNWLEIEKDGDAEEKVPLLRYYSVFNTEQCENIPEDKLPRIVTSTNDIDRITICEEIINSMADRPTITHKKQEAVYYALRDIINMPLFASFQTAEGYYSTLFHELVHSTGHEKRLARPGITDLSPFGTPSYSKEELIAEMGAAFLCGFAGIENVTLTNSAAYIQGWLKKLRNDKKLVIVAAAQAQKAVNYILSKAPSPE